Genomic window (Streptomyces sp. NBC_00078):
ACGAGTTCGGCCCGCTCGGAATCCGCCCCACCGGCGGTGCGTGCTGGGCTCCCGCCAGTCATCCCGAGCGGCACCCGGCGACCTACCACCGCACCCACGGCGTCAGGTACTTCCACGGCTGCTATTCGGTCGGCGACGACACGCTCTGGGGCGTCAACCGCCGGAAGAAGGGGGCCGCGAACACCCTGGCCGCGCTCAGGTCGATCCGGGCCGCCCGCCCGGACGGCGCCCCGATCTACGTCATCCTGGACAACCTGTCCGCCCACAAGGGCGAGACGATCCGCCGCTGGGCGAAGAAGAACCGCGTCGAGCTGTGCTTCACGCCGACATACGCGTCCTGGGCCAACCCGATCGAGGCGCACTTCGGACCGTTGCGGCAGTTCACCGTCGCGAACTCCAACCACCGCAACCACACCGTGCAGACCCGGGCCCTGCACGCCTATCTGCGCTGGCGCAACGCGAATGCCCGTCACCCCGACGTGCTGGCAGCCCAGCGCCGCGAGCGCGCTCGCATCCGCAGCGAGAAGGGCATCCGTTGGGGCGGACGTCCCCTCGCCGATGCCGCTTGACCGGCCGGATATCTTTCCCGGCCGAGTCCTAGCAGTAGCCGTCCACGCTGGCGCCGACTGGAGCGAGGTTGGGCCAGGGACGCCCTGCTCTGTCGGAGGCAGCGGACCGTAGGAGGTCAAGAAGAGTGCACCCTGGGTAGCCCCGGAAGCTCGCGTAGGTGCCCCGGTAGTAGCAGTTCCAGTAGCTCACGACCCGCCGTTGCGTGCGTGCGAAGAAGGCCGGGTTGTCCACGATGAACTGCCCGTAAGCGAGGTGGCCGCAGGTGCCGGGCGTGGCGAGGCCACGGAGCTCATCGCAGATGACCACCAGGATTTCCAAGACGTACTCGCCAACCAGCTGCACGACGAAGGGGACGACCCATGGGTCCGTGGAACCAAC
Coding sequences:
- a CDS encoding IS630 family transposase, with the translated sequence MAEPVRVRRLTDQEGQKLQQIVRRGSTSSVRFRRAMMLLASAGGNRVPVIAQLVQADEDTVRDVIHRFNEIGLACLDPRWAGGRPRLLSPDDEDFVVQTATTRPTKLGQPFTRWSIRKLAAYLRKVHGRVIRIGREALRRLLARRGITFQRTKTWKESPDPDREAKLDRIEEVLDRFPDRVFAFDEFGPLGIRPTGGACWAPASHPERHPATYHRTHGVRYFHGCYSVGDDTLWGVNRRKKGAANTLAALRSIRAARPDGAPIYVILDNLSAHKGETIRRWAKKNRVELCFTPTYASWANPIEAHFGPLRQFTVANSNHRNHTVQTRALHAYLRWRNANARHPDVLAAQRRERARIRSEKGIRWGGRPLADAA